One genomic region from Conexibacter woesei Iso977N encodes:
- a CDS encoding 4a-hydroxytetrahydrobiopterin dehydratase, translated as MADLLTDSEIEDKLADLDGWSRDGDAIVRERELEDFRAALAWVNEVGAEAEAANHHPDILIHGWNRVRLSVANHSAGGLTQADFDLAASIDALPGG; from the coding sequence ATGGCAGACCTGCTGACCGATTCCGAGATCGAGGACAAGCTCGCCGACCTGGACGGCTGGAGCCGCGACGGCGACGCGATCGTCCGCGAACGCGAGCTGGAGGACTTCAGGGCCGCGCTCGCATGGGTCAACGAGGTGGGCGCCGAGGCCGAGGCCGCCAACCACCATCCGGACATCCTGATCCACGGCTGGAACAGGGTCCGCCTGAGCGTGGCCAACCACTCGGCGGGCGGCCTGACGCAGGCCGACTTCGACCTCGCGGCGAGCATCGACGCACTGCCCGGTGGGTAG
- a CDS encoding hemolysin family protein, with protein MTALLLLAVAVLIAVNGFFVAAEFSIVRSRRASLQEQAEDGNAGAARALSLHDDVNEYLSACQFGITLASLGIGFLGEPAIATIFEPLFGSLSHGVKVGISVAIAYIIVTGTHVVLGEQVPKIFSIIHPDRVAIIVARPLKAFDRGMKPFISLLNMVSNAILRLLRVDPNAASEDGATPEELRILIGQARAGGKLDAGEAGMLTGVFHLHEQEARQVMTPIPAVVTVDLSEDVETALRRCISSGHTRLVVTEDDNRDRVRGIVHSNSLARALMAEGPTASIDPLVREAVIVPETKPLDDLLADLQRQRSSMAVVVDEYGRVVGIVTVEDIIEEVVGEIDDETDPAGGEIRRLANGDWFVRGHVAVTDLLDYGVDLPVDTDAYNSVGGFVFAELGRLPKRGDTITADGYSIRVESVRDNRIEAVRIRERRAQQGAVSGSEQRDA; from the coding sequence GTGACCGCCCTTCTGCTTCTGGCGGTCGCGGTGCTGATCGCCGTCAACGGCTTCTTCGTCGCCGCGGAGTTCTCGATCGTCCGTTCCCGCCGCGCCTCGCTGCAGGAGCAGGCCGAGGACGGCAACGCGGGCGCCGCCCGCGCGCTCTCGCTGCACGACGACGTCAACGAGTACCTCAGCGCGTGCCAGTTCGGCATCACGCTCGCCTCGCTGGGCATCGGCTTCCTGGGCGAGCCCGCGATCGCCACGATCTTCGAGCCGCTGTTCGGCTCGCTGTCGCACGGCGTCAAGGTCGGGATCTCGGTCGCGATCGCCTACATCATCGTCACCGGCACCCACGTGGTGCTGGGCGAGCAGGTCCCGAAGATCTTCTCGATCATCCACCCGGACCGGGTCGCGATCATCGTCGCGCGCCCGCTGAAGGCGTTCGACCGCGGGATGAAGCCGTTCATCTCGCTGCTCAACATGGTGTCCAACGCGATCCTGCGGCTGCTGCGGGTGGATCCGAACGCGGCGTCCGAGGACGGCGCGACGCCCGAGGAGCTGCGGATCCTGATCGGCCAGGCGCGCGCGGGCGGCAAGCTCGACGCGGGCGAGGCGGGGATGCTGACCGGCGTCTTCCACCTGCACGAGCAGGAGGCGCGGCAGGTCATGACGCCGATCCCGGCGGTCGTGACGGTCGACCTGAGCGAGGACGTCGAGACCGCGCTGCGGCGCTGCATCTCGTCCGGGCACACGCGGCTGGTCGTCACCGAGGACGACAACCGCGACCGCGTCCGCGGCATCGTGCACTCCAACTCGCTGGCGCGCGCGCTGATGGCCGAGGGGCCGACCGCGTCGATCGACCCGCTGGTGCGCGAGGCGGTGATCGTCCCGGAGACCAAGCCGCTGGACGACCTGCTCGCCGACCTGCAGCGCCAGCGCTCCTCGATGGCGGTCGTCGTCGACGAGTACGGCCGCGTCGTCGGCATCGTCACCGTCGAGGACATCATCGAGGAGGTCGTCGGCGAGATCGACGACGAGACCGACCCGGCCGGCGGCGAGATCCGGCGGCTGGCCAACGGCGACTGGTTCGTCCGCGGCCACGTGGCGGTCACCGACCTGCTCGACTACGGCGTCGACCTGCCGGTCGACACCGACGCCTACAACTCGGTCGGCGGCTTCGTGTTCGCCGAGCTGGGGCGGCTGCCCAAGCGCGGGGACACGATCACGGCCGACGGCTACTCGATCCGGGTCGAGTCGGTGCGCGACAACCGGATCGAGGCGGTCCGGATCCGCGAGCGCCGGGCCCAGCAGGGCGCGGTGTCCGGCAGCGAACAGCGCGACGCCTAG
- a CDS encoding anti-sigma factor, with protein MSDHLNNCQHRDDAGPWVLGALGAPDAAAFEEHLTVCDACTREVAELQVVADVLPMAAPQVLPPPALKDRLMATVNAEAELLRAAGAQADAPERAPARPRAPVGLFGWLGRIRPLPAIGAATAVLAAGVLIAVLATGDDGGTTTFTGTGPKGAAVALQVDDRHDGKLKFQHMTAPPSGRVYQVWLVTGREAPRPSHALFSVSRDGSATIEIPESLKGTDQVLVTDEPPSGSPAPTGSVVAGAKLS; from the coding sequence ATGAGCGACCACCTCAACAACTGCCAGCACCGCGACGACGCGGGCCCGTGGGTCCTCGGCGCGCTGGGCGCGCCGGACGCCGCCGCCTTCGAGGAGCACCTGACGGTCTGCGACGCGTGCACGCGCGAGGTCGCCGAGCTGCAGGTCGTCGCCGACGTCCTGCCGATGGCCGCGCCGCAGGTGCTGCCGCCGCCGGCGCTGAAGGACCGCCTGATGGCGACCGTCAACGCCGAGGCCGAGCTGCTGCGCGCCGCCGGGGCGCAGGCCGACGCGCCGGAGCGCGCGCCCGCGCGGCCGCGCGCGCCCGTGGGGCTCTTCGGCTGGCTCGGGCGGATCCGGCCGCTGCCGGCGATCGGCGCCGCGACCGCGGTCCTGGCCGCCGGCGTGCTGATCGCGGTCCTGGCCACCGGCGACGACGGCGGGACCACGACGTTCACCGGGACCGGCCCGAAGGGCGCCGCGGTCGCGCTCCAGGTCGACGACCGCCACGACGGCAAGCTCAAGTTCCAGCACATGACCGCGCCGCCGTCGGGCCGCGTCTACCAGGTGTGGCTGGTCACGGGCAGGGAGGCGCCGCGCCCGTCGCACGCGCTGTTCAGCGTCTCCAGGGACGGCTCGGCGACGATCGAGATCCCCGAGTCGTTGAAGGGCACCGACCAAGTGCTGGTCACCGACGAACCGCCCAGTGGCTCGCCCGCGCCGACCGGCTCGGTGGTCGCGGGCGCGAAGCTCAGTTGA
- a CDS encoding glutathione S-transferase family protein, which translates to MRLHGIPHSTNVHRVALALGLKGQRAERIDHPVGDRSALQRLSGQELVPVLETDDDEILTDSMPIVAWIDETWPAAGPRLYPPGNREIPAFIEFFNFVWKVPPNAIDAEQQSAAPDAQKIAAYVQQLRGWQHGFEALLTDRPFLMSANAPTAADVCAYPFLRFTTSHDPEDDDLFHGVLLEHLPGDFPNLAAWIDRMAALPLG; encoded by the coding sequence ATGCGACTTCACGGCATCCCCCACTCCACGAACGTCCACCGCGTCGCGCTCGCGCTCGGGCTCAAGGGCCAGCGCGCGGAGCGGATCGACCACCCGGTCGGCGACCGCTCGGCGCTCCAGCGGCTCAGCGGCCAGGAGCTCGTCCCGGTCCTGGAGACCGACGACGACGAGATCCTCACCGACTCGATGCCGATCGTCGCCTGGATCGACGAGACGTGGCCCGCCGCCGGCCCGCGCCTGTACCCGCCCGGCAACCGCGAGATCCCCGCGTTCATCGAGTTCTTCAACTTCGTCTGGAAGGTCCCGCCGAACGCGATCGACGCCGAGCAGCAGAGCGCCGCGCCCGACGCGCAGAAGATCGCCGCCTACGTCCAGCAGCTGCGCGGCTGGCAGCACGGCTTCGAAGCGCTGCTCACCGATCGGCCGTTCCTGATGAGCGCCAACGCGCCAACCGCCGCCGACGTGTGCGCCTACCCGTTCCTGCGCTTCACGACCTCGCACGACCCCGAGGACGACGACCTCTTCCACGGCGTCCTGCTCGAGCATCTGCCCGGCGACTTCCCGAACCTCGCCGCGTGGATCGACCGGATGGCCGCGCTCCCGCTGGGCTGA
- a CDS encoding MFS transporter, with product MLRAPGPIRTFAAITLVNTIGNGLLATVVVLYFTHVVGLGGGQVGVGLTVAGVFGVVVGVPVGHLADRRGPREVLAGILVCEVAAVALYVVTRSFVAFLVVAALVVTLNRAESAVRQGFIAQALPPADRVRGRAVLRSVTNVGFAIGSGIAALAIVIDTRAAYDTLILGDAASYALALVLTLRLPHVPPQPPAAEGPRLVVLRDRPYLAVMALVAIMTLHYSLLDVGIPLWIGHTDAPRVTVGIVFFINCVLVAALSVPMARGSETVSGAARVAVLAAVLLAASCVVFALSGAVAGAATAALVVVTAAVVEVFGEMTQAASSWGLSFGLAPEDAQGQYQGLASSCYALAAMLGPALMAAIVALGTAGWLAFGALFLAAGFATVPVSTWAEDRRRGAVRV from the coding sequence ATGCTCCGGGCGCCCGGTCCGATCCGCACGTTCGCGGCCATCACGCTGGTCAACACCATCGGGAACGGCCTGCTGGCGACGGTGGTCGTGCTGTACTTCACGCATGTTGTAGGACTTGGTGGTGGGCAGGTCGGCGTCGGGCTCACCGTCGCCGGGGTGTTCGGCGTGGTCGTCGGGGTGCCGGTCGGGCATCTGGCGGACCGGCGGGGGCCGCGGGAGGTGCTGGCGGGGATCCTGGTCTGCGAGGTGGCGGCGGTGGCGCTGTACGTCGTAACCAGGTCGTTCGTGGCGTTCCTGGTCGTCGCGGCGCTCGTCGTCACGCTGAACCGTGCCGAGTCGGCGGTGCGCCAGGGCTTCATCGCCCAGGCGCTGCCGCCCGCCGACCGCGTGCGCGGACGGGCGGTCCTGCGGTCGGTCACGAACGTCGGGTTCGCGATCGGCTCCGGGATCGCGGCGCTCGCGATCGTCATCGACACGCGCGCCGCCTACGACACGCTGATCCTCGGCGACGCCGCCTCGTATGCGCTCGCGCTCGTGCTGACGCTGCGCCTCCCCCACGTGCCGCCCCAGCCGCCCGCCGCCGAAGGCCCGCGGCTCGTCGTCCTGCGCGACCGTCCCTACCTCGCGGTGATGGCGCTCGTGGCGATCATGACCTTGCACTACTCGCTGCTCGACGTCGGGATCCCGCTCTGGATCGGCCACACCGACGCGCCGCGCGTGACCGTCGGCATCGTGTTCTTCATCAACTGCGTGCTCGTCGCGGCGCTGTCGGTCCCGATGGCGCGCGGCAGCGAGACCGTCTCCGGCGCCGCCCGCGTCGCGGTCCTCGCGGCCGTGCTGCTCGCCGCGTCGTGCGTCGTCTTCGCCCTCTCCGGCGCGGTCGCCGGCGCCGCGACCGCCGCGCTCGTCGTGGTCACCGCGGCCGTCGTGGAGGTCTTCGGCGAGATGACGCAGGCCGCGTCGTCCTGGGGCCTCAGCTTCGGCCTCGCGCCCGAGGACGCCCAAGGCCAATACCAAGGCCTCGCCTCCTCCTGCTACGCCCTGGCGGCGATGCTCGGCCCCGCGCTGATGGCCGCGATCGTCGCCCTCGGCACCGCCGGCTGGCTGGCCTTCGGCGCACTCTTCCTCGCCGCCGGCTTCGCGACCGTCCCGGTGTCGACGTGGGCCGAAGACCGCCGCCGCGGCGCGGTGCGCGTGTAG
- a CDS encoding rhomboid family intramembrane serine protease, translating to MATCYRHPNRETGVSCSNCGKPICPDCMTPTSVGMRCPDCARQKTKVRTAAQIRARSENPVVTMAIIAICVVLFLAEGGGIGLQSSGQGWIYEKFALQGYTTINFGHDYWRLLTSGFLHAGLLHIGFNMYLLYLIGRELEPTIGSPRFATVYFTALLVGSFGALVQTSTAVVVGASGAVFGLMGYVFIEQYRRGYDPLRGGIGGLILINLVLGFIPSFNIAVGAHIGGLIAGGAMAWVFGEADKRRLTWAGYAFCAILVVGAVIGSIAVSDSIHNYKL from the coding sequence ATGGCCACCTGCTATCGCCATCCCAACCGTGAGACCGGCGTCTCCTGCTCCAACTGCGGCAAGCCGATCTGCCCGGACTGCATGACGCCGACGTCGGTCGGGATGCGCTGCCCGGACTGCGCGAGGCAGAAGACGAAGGTCCGGACCGCCGCGCAGATCCGCGCGCGCTCCGAGAACCCGGTCGTGACGATGGCGATCATCGCGATCTGCGTCGTGCTGTTCCTCGCCGAGGGCGGCGGGATCGGCCTGCAGTCCTCCGGCCAGGGCTGGATCTACGAGAAGTTCGCGCTGCAGGGCTACACCACCATCAACTTCGGCCACGACTACTGGCGCCTGCTGACCAGCGGCTTCCTGCACGCCGGCCTGCTGCACATCGGGTTCAACATGTACCTGCTGTACCTGATCGGCAGGGAGTTGGAGCCGACGATCGGCTCGCCGCGCTTCGCCACCGTGTACTTCACCGCATTGCTGGTCGGGTCCTTCGGCGCGCTGGTGCAGACCTCGACCGCGGTGGTCGTCGGCGCGTCGGGCGCGGTCTTCGGCCTGATGGGCTACGTCTTCATCGAGCAGTACCGGCGCGGGTACGACCCGCTGCGCGGTGGGATCGGCGGGCTGATCCTGATCAACCTGGTGCTCGGCTTCATCCCGTCGTTCAACATCGCGGTCGGCGCGCACATCGGCGGCCTGATCGCCGGCGGCGCGATGGCGTGGGTGTTCGGCGAGGCCGACAAGCGCCGCCTGACGTGGGCGGGCTACGCGTTCTGCGCGATCCTCGTCGTCGGCGCGGTGATCGGGTCGATCGCCGTCAGCGACAGCATCCACAACTACAAGTTGTAG
- a CDS encoding lipase family protein, translating into MMRRGAGLALVASMLVLLIGAAGASAAPPRPGQDPFYRYSGATPLAQLQPGTVLNTRTEQLHVVGIPTLVKAVQILYRSTDQQHRPATNVTSVLLPPLQLGAPRIISYQSFYDSLNPDDEPSYTISGGGISLGGAIPQLEDNLVQPFLLGGYAVAIPDTEGQQADFAAGPEYGYNTLDGLRAALAAPATHLQGANPKIGMLGYSGGAIATEWAAELAPTYAPDINTKLVGAAFGGVLVDPAHNLHYVDGSSVWAGVLPMAIIGVSRAFGIDLTPYLSDYGLQIYNKLQHATIAQVLGQYPGLTWAQMAKPEYSQPESVPAYVHAANQLIMGTGGTPTTPLFIGQGANGELEGTPGTKPGIGRGDGVMIAGDVRTLARRYCAAGTKVQYTQYDALSHVTTAVPWLASATPWLLGRFSGFPTTPNCSSIAPGNALDPIPEG; encoded by the coding sequence ATGATGCGTCGGGGAGCAGGGCTTGCGCTGGTCGCGAGCATGTTGGTGTTGTTGATCGGTGCGGCAGGGGCGAGTGCTGCTCCGCCGAGGCCGGGGCAGGATCCGTTCTACAGGTACTCGGGAGCGACGCCGCTCGCACAACTGCAACCCGGAACCGTGCTCAACACGCGCACGGAGCAGCTGCATGTCGTCGGGATCCCGACGCTGGTGAAAGCCGTCCAGATCCTCTACCGCTCGACCGACCAGCAGCACCGGCCGGCGACGAACGTCACCTCGGTGCTCCTCCCGCCGCTGCAGCTCGGCGCCCCGAGGATCATCTCCTACCAGTCGTTCTACGACTCCCTGAACCCCGACGACGAGCCGTCGTACACGATCTCCGGCGGCGGCATCTCGCTCGGCGGCGCGATCCCACAGCTGGAGGACAACCTCGTCCAGCCGTTCCTCCTCGGCGGCTACGCCGTCGCGATCCCGGACACCGAAGGCCAGCAGGCCGACTTCGCGGCCGGCCCCGAGTACGGCTACAACACGCTCGACGGGCTCCGCGCCGCGCTCGCCGCGCCCGCGACGCACCTCCAGGGCGCCAACCCCAAGATCGGCATGCTCGGCTACTCCGGCGGCGCGATCGCCACCGAGTGGGCGGCAGAGCTCGCCCCCACCTACGCGCCCGACATCAACACCAAGTTGGTCGGCGCGGCCTTCGGCGGCGTCCTCGTCGACCCCGCGCACAACCTCCACTACGTGGACGGCTCCTCGGTCTGGGCCGGCGTCCTGCCGATGGCGATCATCGGCGTCTCGCGCGCGTTCGGCATCGACCTCACGCCCTACCTGTCGGACTACGGCCTGCAGATCTACAACAAGCTCCAGCACGCCACGATTGCCCAGGTCCTCGGCCAGTACCCCGGCCTCACCTGGGCCCAGATGGCTAAGCCGGAGTACTCACAGCCGGAAAGCGTCCCGGCCTACGTCCACGCGGCCAACCAGCTGATCATGGGCACGGGCGGCACGCCGACCACGCCGCTGTTCATCGGCCAGGGCGCCAACGGCGAGCTGGAGGGCACGCCCGGAACCAAGCCCGGCATCGGCAGGGGCGACGGCGTGATGATCGCCGGCGACGTCCGAACCCTCGCCCGCAGGTACTGCGCAGCCGGCACCAAGGTCCAGTACACGCAGTACGACGCCCTCTCCCACGTCACGACCGCCGTGCCGTGGCTGGCCTCGGCAACACCATGGCTGCTCGGCCGCTTCAGCGGCTTCCCCACGACGCCGAACTGCTCGTCGATCGCGCCCGGCAACGCCCTGGACCCGATCCCCGAGGGCTAG
- a CDS encoding 1-acylglycerol-3-phosphate O-acyltransferase, with translation MENRHLTRARNKGVNPFVYWIVRALFQPFFHLYFRMSRIGREHIPADGPVIFAANHRSFLDPFVIACMSRRPLYYVAKKELFAKPLTAWFLNSLGAFPIDRGAADQDAMSTAREILQRGDSVLIFPEGTRIRPGTLGSPKRGVGRLALETGAPVVPVAVIGTENIRRGWRIRPHKVSIRAGAPLRFPTVAEPSPQLAQAVTERIWPCVMLQWEWLGGLPPIRRAAVLGAGSWGTGLAVALARAGVEVDLGTRTAAQATALQQTRVNDRYLPGEPLPDTINIVRCADLELGRHDLVVLAVPARALPELIAAHGAQIPQRAGLLVAAKGLVAPHGTTPSVFIAQRTGARAIAALGGPAHAADALDHGAALVVASADRGFRRQLTDLLNKAGLYAEKSSDTVGVELAGAAKNAAALAAATAAPAGPNAVGAAAGRVFAEVDAYARQAGAQPETFAGLAGAGDLVATVLAQGSRNRRAGELLAAGTHPDAIEGQIGQTPESLDALPLLAHALAVAGVDAPTVEGLAAVVEGTADATDWAATITAPPRTSKSKRFVRAA, from the coding sequence ATGGAGAACCGTCACCTGACCCGCGCGCGCAACAAGGGCGTCAACCCGTTCGTCTACTGGATCGTCCGCGCGCTGTTCCAGCCGTTCTTCCACCTCTACTTCCGGATGTCGCGCATCGGGCGCGAGCACATCCCCGCCGACGGGCCGGTGATCTTCGCCGCCAACCACCGCTCGTTCCTGGACCCGTTCGTCATCGCCTGCATGTCGCGCCGGCCGCTCTACTACGTGGCCAAGAAGGAGCTGTTCGCCAAGCCGCTGACGGCCTGGTTCCTGAACTCCCTCGGCGCGTTCCCGATCGACCGCGGCGCCGCCGACCAGGACGCGATGTCCACGGCACGCGAGATCCTCCAGCGCGGCGACTCCGTCCTGATCTTCCCCGAGGGCACCCGCATCCGCCCTGGAACGCTGGGCTCCCCGAAGCGCGGCGTCGGCCGCCTGGCGCTGGAGACCGGCGCGCCGGTCGTCCCCGTCGCCGTCATCGGGACCGAGAACATCCGCCGCGGCTGGCGCATCCGCCCGCACAAGGTGTCGATCCGCGCCGGCGCGCCGCTGCGCTTCCCGACCGTCGCCGAGCCGAGCCCGCAGCTCGCCCAGGCCGTCACCGAGCGCATCTGGCCCTGCGTCATGCTCCAGTGGGAGTGGCTCGGCGGTCTGCCGCCGATCCGCCGCGCCGCCGTCCTCGGCGCCGGCTCGTGGGGCACCGGCCTCGCGGTCGCGCTCGCCCGCGCCGGGGTCGAGGTCGACCTCGGGACCCGCACCGCCGCCCAGGCGACCGCGCTCCAGCAGACCCGCGTCAACGACCGCTACCTCCCGGGCGAGCCGCTCCCCGACACCATCAACATCGTCCGCTGCGCCGACCTCGAGCTCGGCCGCCACGACCTCGTCGTGCTCGCCGTCCCGGCCCGCGCGCTCCCGGAGCTCATCGCCGCCCACGGCGCGCAGATCCCGCAGCGCGCCGGCCTGCTCGTCGCCGCGAAGGGCCTCGTCGCGCCGCACGGCACCACGCCGTCGGTGTTCATCGCGCAGCGCACCGGCGCCCGCGCGATCGCCGCCCTCGGCGGTCCCGCCCACGCGGCCGACGCGCTCGACCACGGCGCCGCGCTCGTCGTCGCCTCCGCCGACCGCGGCTTCCGTCGCCAGCTGACCGACCTCCTCAACAAGGCCGGCCTCTACGCCGAGAAGTCCTCCGACACCGTCGGCGTCGAGCTCGCCGGCGCCGCCAAGAACGCCGCCGCGCTGGCCGCCGCGACCGCCGCGCCGGCCGGCCCCAACGCCGTCGGCGCCGCCGCCGGGCGCGTCTTCGCCGAGGTCGACGCCTACGCGCGCCAGGCCGGCGCGCAGCCCGAGACGTTCGCGGGCCTCGCGGGCGCGGGCGACCTCGTCGCCACCGTCCTCGCGCAGGGCTCCCGCAACCGCCGCGCCGGCGAGCTGCTCGCCGCCGGCACCCACCCGGACGCGATCGAGGGCCAGATCGGCCAGACGCCCGAGTCGCTCGACGCGCTCCCGCTGCTCGCGCACGCCCTCGCCGTCGCCGGCGTCGACGCGCCGACCGTCGAGGGCCTCGCGGCCGTCGTCGAGGGCACGGCCGACGCGACCGACTGGGCGGCGACGATCACCGCGCCCCCGCGGACCTCCAAGTCCAAGCGATTCGTCCGGGCCGCGTAA
- a CDS encoding cobalamin-binding protein, translating into MRIVSLVPHATELLFALGLGDQVVGVTHECDYPPAALELPKITRDKLPAGLGPAEIDAAVRERTERGEAIYDLDEDALADLEPDLIVTQELCPVCAVSYDEVQEVAQKLDRCPEVIALDPKTFGETMSDIRTVAQATHTREAALDLVARQRARVDRVKIAVKGVRRRSVVAVEWFDPVFVAGHWTPQLIELAGGTDLLGFAGEHSEQLPWEALEAARPEVVLCIPCGYDGPRALAEAEQFTDNLRRIGARETIALDASAYFSRPGPRLVDGVETLAHALHPDRVPEAPGRVHRVML; encoded by the coding sequence ATGCGGATCGTGAGCCTCGTCCCCCACGCTACCGAGTTGCTGTTCGCGCTCGGCCTCGGCGACCAGGTCGTCGGTGTCACCCACGAGTGCGACTACCCGCCCGCGGCCCTCGAGCTGCCGAAGATCACGCGCGACAAGCTCCCGGCCGGCCTCGGCCCGGCCGAGATCGACGCCGCGGTCCGCGAGCGCACCGAGAGGGGCGAGGCGATCTACGACCTCGACGAGGACGCGCTCGCCGACCTCGAGCCGGACCTGATCGTCACCCAGGAGCTGTGCCCGGTCTGCGCGGTCTCCTACGACGAGGTCCAGGAGGTCGCGCAGAAGCTCGACCGCTGCCCGGAGGTGATCGCGCTCGACCCAAAGACGTTCGGCGAGACGATGAGCGACATCCGGACCGTCGCGCAGGCGACCCACACGCGCGAGGCCGCGCTGGACCTCGTCGCGCGCCAGCGCGCCCGCGTCGACCGGGTCAAGATCGCCGTCAAGGGCGTCAGGCGCCGCAGCGTCGTCGCGGTCGAGTGGTTCGACCCGGTCTTCGTCGCCGGGCACTGGACGCCGCAGCTGATCGAGCTGGCCGGCGGGACCGACCTGCTCGGCTTCGCGGGCGAGCACTCCGAGCAGCTGCCGTGGGAGGCGCTCGAGGCCGCCAGGCCCGAGGTCGTCCTCTGCATCCCGTGCGGCTACGACGGCCCGCGCGCGCTGGCCGAGGCCGAGCAGTTCACGGACAACCTGCGGCGCATCGGCGCCAGGGAGACGATCGCGCTCGACGCCTCCGCCTACTTCTCGCGCCCCGGCCCGCGCCTGGTCGACGGGGTCGAGACGCTCGCGCACGCGCTGCACCCGGACCGCGTCCCGGAGGCGCCGGGCCGCGTGCACCGCGTCATGTTGTAG
- a CDS encoding DNA-binding protein — MTTALPKPKQMQRKNALAQLEVEELRAGLAQMRAELDASSEQASLEHLRALVDLFAATTERISEALEAPVGVTVDQAAAKLRVTPPTVRKWVGEGLLRALEGRKPVEIEPRSVVEVERILLQVRDSYPSRKWTEALAAYLHDQHVQGDESFQRAAEQARRGDLVEI; from the coding sequence GTGACGACGGCTCTCCCCAAGCCCAAGCAGATGCAGCGCAAGAACGCGCTCGCGCAGCTCGAGGTCGAGGAGTTGCGGGCAGGGCTGGCCCAGATGCGCGCCGAGCTGGACGCCTCGTCTGAGCAGGCCTCGCTCGAGCACCTGCGCGCGCTCGTCGACCTGTTCGCCGCGACGACCGAACGGATCTCCGAGGCCCTCGAGGCGCCGGTCGGGGTGACCGTCGATCAGGCGGCAGCCAAGCTGCGGGTGACGCCGCCGACGGTCCGCAAGTGGGTCGGCGAAGGGCTGCTCCGGGCGCTCGAAGGACGCAAGCCCGTGGAGATCGAGCCGCGAAGCGTGGTCGAGGTCGAGCGGATCCTGCTGCAGGTCAGAGACAGCTACCCCAGCCGGAAGTGGACCGAGGCGCTGGCGGCGTATCTGCACGACCAGCACGTCCAAGGCGATGAGTCGTTCCAGCGTGCCGCAGAACAGGCACGACGCGGCGACCTCGTCGAGATTTGA
- a CDS encoding RNA polymerase sigma factor, translated as MSSDKAKLDADFSDLYRAHLKDVYSYAYYRVGNHHDAEDLTEQTFLQAYRHYERAVAESDGRPLRPWLIRIAHNLAANLYRDRSRKPQSPIEDSDSLRTTHTTEDLVEGRDELARILEGVRELPDDRREALIMRFALGMDNREIARAMGKTDGATKVLLHRAIKQLEEIVATRNGGG; from the coding sequence GTGTCTTCGGACAAGGCGAAGCTCGATGCGGACTTCTCGGATCTCTACCGAGCGCATCTGAAGGACGTCTACTCCTACGCCTACTACCGGGTGGGCAACCACCACGACGCCGAGGACCTCACGGAGCAGACGTTCCTGCAGGCCTACCGGCACTACGAACGCGCGGTGGCGGAGTCCGACGGACGCCCGCTGCGCCCGTGGCTGATCCGGATCGCGCACAACCTCGCCGCGAACCTCTACCGCGACCGCTCGCGCAAGCCGCAGTCGCCGATCGAGGACTCCGACTCGCTGCGGACGACGCACACGACGGAGGACCTCGTCGAGGGCCGGGACGAGCTGGCGAGGATCCTCGAGGGCGTCAGGGAGCTGCCGGACGACCGCCGCGAGGCGCTGATCATGCGCTTCGCGCTCGGCATGGACAACCGCGAGATCGCGCGCGCGATGGGCAAGACCGACGGCGCCACCAAGGTGCTGCTGCACCGTGCGATCAAGCAGCTCGAGGAGATCGTCGCGACCAGGAACGGCGGGGGGTGA
- a CDS encoding RNA polymerase sigma factor: MSNAHDVTLLADEDLMPLMRQGDAAAFEVIYERHATAAFSLAYRMTGRRGAAEDVVQEAFLSLWRSGARYDHTRGSVRTWVLAVVHHRAIDVLRRGLKHDSRRASDEGLEERFESGDRTDVQAVRREEAAEVRSALAALPDEQSRAIELAYFGGFSHSEIATMLETPIGTVKGRIRLGLEKLRGELGNFGEVSA; the protein is encoded by the coding sequence GTGAGCAACGCGCACGACGTCACGCTGCTCGCCGACGAGGACCTGATGCCGCTGATGCGCCAGGGCGACGCCGCGGCGTTCGAGGTGATCTACGAGCGCCACGCGACCGCCGCGTTCTCGCTCGCCTACCGGATGACCGGCCGCCGCGGCGCGGCCGAGGACGTCGTCCAGGAGGCGTTCCTCTCGCTCTGGCGCTCCGGCGCGCGCTACGACCACACGCGCGGCAGCGTGCGCACGTGGGTCCTGGCGGTCGTCCACCACCGCGCGATCGACGTGCTGCGGCGCGGGCTCAAGCACGACTCGCGCCGCGCGAGCGACGAAGGGCTGGAGGAGCGCTTCGAGTCCGGCGACCGCACCGACGTGCAGGCGGTTCGACGCGAGGAAGCGGCTGAAGTACGCTCCGCGCTCGCCGCCCTGCCCGACGAGCAATCGCGGGCGATCGAACTTGCTTACTTCGGAGGCTTCTCCCATTCGGAGATCGCCACCATGTTGGAGACCCCCATCGGCACCGTGAAGGGACGCATCCGGCTCGGGCTCGAGAAGCTCCGGGGCGAGCTCGGCAACTTCGGGGAGGTCTCGGCATGA